A DNA window from Sphingomonas profundi contains the following coding sequences:
- a CDS encoding sulfite exporter TauE/SafE family protein: MDLYLPIAGLSVNVLVIVGLGGLVGILSGMFGVGGGFLTTPLLIFYGIPPAVAVASSATQITGASVSAVLAHQRRQGVDFHMGGVLVAGGAVGAVAGGMLFRWLQRTGQIDTVVGILYVVLLGSIGLLMAKEAAQSIAVMWGKAPPPPAPRRHHPLIAALPMRWRFYRSGLYISPLAPLLLGFGTGLLTVLLGVGGGFVLVPAMIYLLGMSTRVVVGTSLFQILFVTAATTLVHATTTKAVDIVLAGLLLIGSVTGAQLGARLAQRVRPEWLRFALAGIVLAVAIRMALGLGWRPDEIYTVQPL; encoded by the coding sequence ATGGACCTGTATCTGCCCATCGCCGGCCTGTCGGTGAACGTGCTGGTGATCGTCGGGCTCGGCGGCCTGGTCGGCATCCTGTCGGGCATGTTCGGCGTGGGGGGCGGCTTTCTCACCACGCCGCTGCTGATCTTCTACGGCATCCCGCCCGCCGTCGCGGTCGCCTCCTCGGCCACGCAGATCACCGGCGCCAGCGTGTCGGCGGTGCTGGCCCACCAGCGCCGGCAGGGGGTGGATTTCCACATGGGCGGGGTGCTGGTGGCGGGCGGCGCGGTGGGCGCGGTGGCCGGCGGCATGCTGTTCCGCTGGCTGCAGCGGACCGGCCAGATCGATACCGTCGTCGGCATCCTCTACGTCGTGCTGCTCGGCTCGATCGGCCTGCTGATGGCCAAGGAAGCGGCGCAGAGCATCGCCGTGATGTGGGGCAAGGCGCCGCCGCCGCCCGCGCCGCGCCGCCACCATCCGCTGATCGCGGCTCTGCCGATGCGCTGGCGCTTCTACCGCTCCGGCCTCTACATCTCGCCCCTGGCGCCGCTGCTGCTGGGCTTCGGCACCGGCCTGCTCACCGTGCTGCTGGGGGTCGGCGGCGGCTTCGTGCTGGTGCCGGCGATGATCTACCTGCTCGGCATGTCCACGCGGGTGGTGGTCGGCACCTCGCTGTTCCAGATCCTGTTCGTGACGGCGGCGACAACGCTGGTCCACGCCACCACCACCAAGGCGGTTGATATCGTGCTGGCCGGGCTGCTGCTGATCGGCAGCGTCACCGGCGCGCAGCTGGGCGCGCGACTGGCGCAGCGGGTGCGCCCGGAATGGCTGCGCTTCGCTCTGGCCGGCATCGTGCTGGCGGTGGCGATCCGCATGGCGCTGGGCCTGGGCTGGCGGCCGGACGAGATCTACACGGTGCAGCCGCTGTGA
- a CDS encoding TIGR02186 family protein, with the protein MAWLLPLAMLLAMLLGGAARPGPAPPKLVPDVSQRRIDIIYSFTGAELLLFGAIVYPGGRMPARPADVVVVIKGPAESILLREKQKVAGIWVNAESARFRSVPSFYAVASSRPVARVVDRRTAAIYEFGVDNIQLSPASSALPDVQKRFEHGLVDLKRRMGLYVETPDGVEVSEGVLYRARISLPARVPVGDYTAETFLVQDGRVIAAAVRDIAVDRRGFERIVAGFAQTWSLGYGLMAVALSVLLGWLAGVAFRKR; encoded by the coding sequence ATGGCGTGGCTGCTGCCGCTGGCCATGCTGCTGGCCATGCTGCTGGGCGGCGCGGCACGCCCCGGCCCCGCCCCGCCGAAGCTGGTGCCTGATGTGTCGCAGCGGCGCATCGACATCATCTACAGCTTCACCGGCGCCGAGCTGCTGCTGTTCGGCGCGATCGTCTATCCCGGCGGGCGGATGCCGGCGCGCCCGGCGGACGTGGTGGTGGTCATCAAGGGCCCGGCCGAATCGATCCTGCTGCGCGAGAAGCAGAAGGTGGCCGGCATCTGGGTGAATGCGGAAAGCGCGCGCTTCCGCTCCGTCCCCTCCTTCTACGCCGTCGCCTCCTCCCGCCCCGTCGCGCGCGTCGTCGATCGGCGGACGGCGGCGATCTACGAGTTCGGGGTCGACAACATCCAGCTCTCGCCGGCCAGCAGCGCGCTGCCGGACGTGCAGAAAAGATTCGAGCACGGCCTCGTCGATCTCAAGCGTCGCATGGGCCTGTATGTCGAGACGCCGGACGGGGTGGAGGTGAGCGAGGGCGTGCTCTACCGCGCGCGCATCAGCCTGCCCGCGCGGGTGCCGGTGGGCGACTATACGGCCGAGACCTTCCTGGTGCAGGACGGGCGCGTGATCGCCGCCGCCGTGCGCGACATCGCGGTGGATCGCCGCGGGTTCGAGCGGATCGTCGCCGGCTTCGCGCAGACCTGGTCGCTCGGCTACGGGCTGATGGCGGTGGCGCTCTCGGTGCTGCTCGGCTGGCTCGCCGGCGTGGCCTTCCGCAAGCGGTGA
- a CDS encoding sugar transferase: MNAIHTQIGFDSRHYALGEKSVSKQVLRLRLYGGLLALDCAALVVAFLLAALARTGSLFHGFGVEVALLTVPIYAGIALNSNAYSIDVLRNPIAGIMRALTSFLFTVATILFIAFFLRSTESISRLVLGLGTGGGILALTATRLAFARYAARITGGNPLNEMVIVDDVSFTPPPGAAVIEAALFNLRPNVNDPHMLDRLGAMIKDYDRVVVACSPERRHVWAMLLKGANVRGEVIASQYNEFGAIGFGSFEGHDTMLVSSGPLSMRSRAKKRVLDLALTVPVLLGLAPLLLVTALAIRLDSKGPVFFVQKRLGRGNRLFSMYKFRSMRSEMCDANGNQSTRRDDDRITRVGKFIRATSIDELPQLLNVLKGDMSLVGPRPHALGSLAGMQLFWEVDQRYWHRHASKPGITGLAQIRGYRGATHESIDLTNRLRADLEYLKDWTIWRDVSILLGTFKVLVHRNAY, from the coding sequence GTGAACGCAATACACACCCAGATCGGCTTCGACTCTCGCCATTATGCCCTCGGCGAGAAGAGTGTTTCCAAGCAGGTTCTGCGGCTGCGGCTGTATGGCGGCCTGCTGGCGCTGGATTGCGCGGCGCTGGTCGTCGCCTTCCTGCTGGCCGCGCTGGCGCGCACGGGCTCGCTGTTCCACGGCTTCGGCGTGGAGGTGGCGCTGCTGACGGTGCCGATCTACGCGGGCATCGCGCTGAACAGCAACGCGTACAGCATCGACGTGCTGCGCAACCCGATCGCCGGGATCATGCGCGCGCTCACCTCCTTCCTGTTTACCGTCGCGACGATCCTGTTCATCGCCTTCTTCCTGCGCTCCACCGAGTCGATCTCGCGCCTGGTGCTGGGCCTGGGCACGGGCGGCGGCATCCTGGCCCTCACCGCCACGCGACTCGCCTTCGCCCGCTATGCCGCGCGAATCACCGGCGGCAATCCGCTGAACGAGATGGTGATCGTCGACGACGTGTCGTTCACCCCCCCGCCGGGCGCTGCGGTGATCGAGGCGGCGCTGTTCAACCTGCGCCCCAACGTCAACGATCCGCACATGCTCGATCGGCTGGGCGCGATGATCAAGGATTATGACCGCGTAGTCGTCGCATGCAGCCCGGAGCGGCGCCATGTCTGGGCGATGCTGCTGAAGGGGGCCAACGTGCGCGGCGAGGTGATCGCCTCGCAGTATAACGAGTTTGGCGCCATCGGCTTCGGCTCGTTCGAGGGGCATGACACGATGCTCGTGTCGAGCGGCCCGCTTTCCATGCGCAGCCGGGCCAAGAAGCGGGTGCTGGATCTGGCGCTCACCGTGCCGGTGCTGCTGGGCCTGGCGCCGCTGCTGCTCGTCACGGCGCTGGCCATCCGGCTGGACAGCAAGGGGCCGGTATTCTTCGTGCAGAAGCGGCTGGGCCGCGGCAACCGGCTGTTCTCCATGTACAAGTTCCGCAGCATGCGCAGCGAGATGTGCGACGCGAACGGCAACCAGTCCACCCGCCGCGACGACGACCGGATCACCCGCGTCGGCAAGTTCATCCGCGCGACCAGCATAGACGAGCTGCCGCAGCTGCTGAACGTGCTGAAGGGCGACATGAGCCTCGTCGGCCCGCGGCCGCACGCGCTGGGCTCGCTCGCCGGGATGCAGCTGTTCTGGGAGGTGGATCAGCGCTACTGGCACCGCCACGCATCCAAGCCCGGCATCACCGGCCTGGCCCAGATCCGCGGCTATCGCGGCGCCACGCACGAGAGCATCGATCTCACCAACCGCCTGCGCGCCGACCTGGAATATCTGAAGGACTGGACGATCTGGCGCGACGTCTCGATCCTGCTCGGCACGTTCAAGGTGCTGGTACACCGCAACGCCTACTGA
- a CDS encoding alpha-2-macroglobulin family protein, whose amino-acid sequence MRKRIGAAALAVAALALGFLSASASGDTSPQVVLASPGEGGGVVERFTLRFSEAIVPLGDPRAGAPVTVACPIGGTGRWVDQQTFVHEFARPLPGGVTCRLALRDDLKSLRGIAIAGQRRFVVDTGGPAARAILAGGGGDEIEEGQVFLVAANVAPDRASVAAHAYCAVDGLGEKIAVDLLPADLPARLIAGLGRDRYEVRGFLAEAGLPEPQQADPRARAAVLRTVMALKCRRPLPPGRDMALVWGRDIAGGGRTAGADRRFDFTVRKSFEARFECARVNPQAGCSPVEPAYVRFTAPVPIATARAIRLEIAGRAIAPVTEKPASATVTEVRFAAPLPAASAGRLVLPDGVIDESGRPLANARRFPLDVRIDAPPPLVKFAADFGIVEAAEGGVLPVTVRAVEPRLRGSTLAVGGQIARIEAGDGAVAGWLRRIEKAAANDYREEKRGKAEVTVNHTGATPILAGAAGATPLSLPLPGGGKAFEVVGIPLAKPGFYVVELASPTLGRALLGRNAPRYVAAGALVTNMAVHFKWGRGVSLAWVTALDSGRPVAGAEVLVTDSCSGRLLAGGTSDAAGRLPVRGLPEPVSYGGCDGDSHPLMVSARSGGDFSFTMTTWGEGIRPYDFDLPFGWSAPDDIFHTIFDRTLMRAGETVHMKHVLRRPVARGFAFTGEVDGTLRLVHRGSDTQFDLPLAIGADGIGETEWTAPKGAPQGDYDLRLIVGEKTIFTSQSIRVDEYRLPTMRATIAGPKEAAVRPKRLPLNLYVGYLSGGGAAHMPVSVRTAFEGDDSTPKGWDGWTFGGTAIREGVTPLDGDGEAIAPPLPPAQTLPVTLDAQGTARTAIDLPRTIDTPTILAVEMDYQDANGEVLTAASRVPILPSAVRVGLKTDGWLMRDDDLRLKLVVLDAEGRPVKGRRVSVTLYSREVISARRRLIGGFYAFDNNARVTRIDAACAARTDAQGQAACALAPGVSGEVYAVATAEDDAGNVSRAVRSVWLAGEDEWWFGGDNGDRMDLVPERKAYRAGETARFQVRMPFRAATALVTVEREGVLSSYVTQLSGRDPVVSVKLGAGYAPDVYVSVLAVRGRIAGWRLWLADFARRWHLPFFSREGARPTALVDLAKPGFRLGTAKIAVGWEASRLAVEVKADRAIYRVRDVAQVAVRVRDPAGRAPRSAEIAFAAVDEALLQLSPNPSWQLIDAMMAERPLSVLTSTAQMQVVGKRHYGRKAVAAGGGGGDLSAVNREDFRPVLLWRGRVPLDAQGRARVAVPLADSLSAFRLVAVATAGADRFATGEATIRTTQDLTLYAGVPPLVRSGDVYGASFTLRNGSDRAMTVTASATTMPRIGRAAPLTVTIPAGGAVPVTWHLPTPAGIDRLDWTVSARTADGRAADRVTVAQAIVPAVPLETWAATLARVGPQTRIALAPPAGALPGRGEVQVRLTAALAPPLEGVRRYMLAYPYDCFEQRLSRAIATGDMAGWARLAGEIPAYLDGDGLLRYFPDEGAEGSEALTAYAMAITAEAGLAIPAGPRARMLAALAAVAEGRLAREGEGRGDQRLQRLAALAALARNGAATPAMFGQIGMAPRDMPTSALADWLVALSATPGTDPAARAAAEQALRARLVYEGSRLDLTDAAAAPWWMMTSGDEMAIKALLASLGRPGWQEEAPRMMVGVALRQRQGRWDTTPANAWGTLAARRFAALYPPGAVTGATTVRLGATTRTASWPAADAPLLRLPLPAGPAPLLLAHAGGAGPWAQVSLTAAVPLARPLFAGYRLSRAVSVVQRRHPDRLTRGDVLRVRLTVDASAERNWVVVSDPIPAGATIVGGLGGQSAQLAAAQGGEGAQPAYVERGQDAWRGYFAWLPRGRATVEYTLRLNGEGRFQLPPSRVEAMYSPEIRAAVPNAPMVVSAR is encoded by the coding sequence ATGCGGAAACGGATCGGCGCGGCGGCGCTCGCGGTAGCCGCGCTGGCGCTGGGCTTCCTCTCGGCATCGGCATCCGGCGATACCAGCCCGCAGGTGGTGCTGGCCTCGCCCGGCGAGGGCGGCGGCGTGGTGGAGCGGTTCACGCTGCGCTTTTCCGAGGCGATAGTGCCGCTCGGCGATCCGCGCGCCGGCGCGCCGGTGACGGTCGCCTGCCCGATCGGCGGCACCGGCCGATGGGTGGACCAGCAGACCTTCGTCCACGAATTCGCCCGTCCCCTGCCCGGCGGCGTGACGTGCCGCCTTGCCCTGCGCGACGATCTGAAGAGCCTGCGCGGCATCGCGATCGCCGGCCAGCGGCGCTTCGTCGTCGATACCGGCGGGCCGGCGGCGCGGGCGATCCTGGCCGGCGGCGGCGGTGACGAGATCGAGGAGGGGCAGGTCTTCCTCGTCGCCGCCAACGTCGCGCCGGATCGCGCATCGGTGGCGGCGCACGCTTATTGCGCGGTGGATGGCCTGGGCGAGAAGATCGCCGTCGATCTGCTGCCGGCCGACCTGCCGGCGCGGCTGATCGCCGGCCTGGGCCGCGACCGCTACGAGGTGAGGGGCTTCCTGGCCGAGGCGGGCCTGCCGGAGCCGCAGCAGGCGGACCCGCGCGCGCGCGCCGCCGTGCTGCGGACCGTCATGGCGCTGAAGTGCCGCCGCCCGCTGCCGCCAGGGCGGGACATGGCGCTGGTATGGGGCCGGGACATCGCCGGCGGCGGGCGGACGGCGGGCGCGGACCGCCGCTTCGACTTCACCGTGCGCAAGAGCTTCGAGGCGCGCTTCGAATGCGCGCGGGTGAACCCGCAGGCCGGGTGCAGCCCGGTGGAGCCCGCTTATGTGCGCTTCACCGCGCCCGTGCCGATCGCCACCGCCCGCGCGATCCGGCTGGAGATCGCGGGCCGGGCGATCGCCCCGGTAACGGAGAAGCCGGCCTCCGCCACGGTGACGGAGGTGCGCTTCGCCGCGCCGCTGCCGGCGGCGAGCGCCGGCCGCCTCGTGCTGCCGGACGGCGTGATCGACGAGAGCGGCCGGCCGCTCGCCAACGCCCGGCGCTTCCCGCTCGACGTGCGGATCGACGCGCCGCCGCCGCTGGTGAAGTTCGCCGCCGATTTCGGCATCGTCGAGGCCGCGGAGGGCGGCGTGCTGCCGGTGACGGTGCGCGCCGTGGAGCCGCGCCTGCGCGGATCGACCCTGGCTGTGGGCGGGCAGATTGCCCGCATCGAGGCCGGAGACGGCGCGGTCGCCGGGTGGCTGCGCCGGATCGAGAAGGCGGCCGCGAACGACTATCGCGAGGAGAAGCGCGGCAAGGCGGAGGTGACGGTGAACCACACCGGCGCCACCCCGATCCTGGCCGGCGCGGCCGGCGCCACCCCGCTGTCGCTGCCGCTGCCGGGCGGCGGCAAGGCGTTCGAGGTGGTCGGCATCCCGCTGGCGAAGCCGGGCTTCTACGTCGTCGAACTGGCCAGCCCGACGCTCGGGCGGGCGCTGCTCGGGCGGAACGCGCCGCGCTACGTGGCGGCGGGCGCGCTCGTCACCAACATGGCGGTGCACTTCAAATGGGGTCGCGGCGTCTCGCTGGCCTGGGTGACGGCGCTGGACAGCGGCCGCCCCGTGGCGGGCGCCGAGGTGCTGGTGACGGACAGCTGCTCCGGCCGCCTGCTGGCCGGCGGCACCAGCGACGCGGCCGGCCGGCTGCCGGTGCGCGGCCTGCCGGAGCCGGTATCCTATGGCGGGTGCGACGGCGACTCGCACCCGCTGATGGTCTCGGCCCGCAGCGGCGGCGACTTCAGCTTCACGATGACGACGTGGGGCGAAGGCATCCGGCCCTACGATTTCGACCTGCCGTTCGGCTGGAGCGCGCCCGACGACATCTTCCACACGATCTTCGATCGCACGCTGATGCGCGCCGGCGAGACCGTGCACATGAAGCATGTGCTGCGCCGGCCGGTGGCGCGCGGCTTCGCCTTCACCGGGGAGGTCGACGGCACCCTGCGGCTCGTCCATCGCGGATCCGACACGCAGTTCGATCTGCCGCTGGCGATCGGCGCCGACGGCATCGGCGAGACGGAATGGACCGCGCCGAAGGGCGCGCCGCAGGGCGATTACGACCTGCGCCTGATCGTCGGCGAGAAGACGATCTTCACCAGCCAGTCGATCCGGGTGGACGAGTATCGCCTGCCGACGATGCGCGCGACGATCGCCGGCCCGAAAGAGGCGGCGGTGCGGCCGAAGCGGCTGCCGCTGAACCTGTATGTCGGCTATCTGAGCGGCGGCGGCGCGGCGCACATGCCGGTCAGCGTGCGGACCGCCTTCGAGGGCGACGATTCGACGCCCAAGGGGTGGGACGGCTGGACCTTCGGCGGCACGGCCATTCGCGAGGGCGTGACCCCGCTGGACGGCGACGGCGAGGCGATCGCGCCGCCGCTGCCGCCCGCCCAGACGCTGCCGGTGACGCTGGACGCACAGGGCACCGCGCGCACCGCCATCGACCTGCCGCGCACGATCGACACGCCGACGATCCTGGCGGTGGAGATGGACTATCAGGACGCCAATGGCGAGGTGCTGACGGCGGCGAGCCGGGTGCCGATCCTGCCCTCCGCCGTGCGCGTGGGGCTGAAGACCGACGGCTGGCTGATGCGCGACGACGACCTGCGGCTGAAGCTGGTGGTGCTGGATGCGGAGGGCAGGCCGGTGAAGGGCCGCCGGGTCTCCGTGACGCTCTACAGCCGGGAGGTGATCTCGGCGAGGCGGCGGCTGATCGGCGGCTTCTACGCCTTCGACAACAATGCGCGGGTGACGCGGATCGACGCCGCCTGCGCCGCCCGCACCGACGCGCAGGGGCAGGCGGCCTGCGCGCTGGCGCCGGGCGTGTCGGGCGAGGTGTATGCCGTGGCGACCGCCGAGGACGATGCCGGCAACGTCTCGCGCGCGGTGCGATCGGTATGGCTGGCGGGCGAGGACGAGTGGTGGTTCGGCGGCGACAATGGCGACCGCATGGATCTGGTGCCGGAGCGCAAGGCCTATCGCGCCGGCGAGACCGCGCGCTTCCAGGTGCGGATGCCGTTCCGCGCCGCCACCGCCCTCGTCACCGTCGAGCGGGAGGGCGTGCTCTCCAGCTACGTCACGCAGCTCTCGGGCAGGGATCCGGTCGTCTCGGTGAAGCTCGGCGCCGGCTACGCGCCCGACGTCTACGTCTCGGTGCTGGCGGTGCGCGGGCGGATCGCCGGCTGGCGGCTGTGGCTGGCGGACTTCGCCCGGCGCTGGCACCTGCCCTTCTTCAGCCGCGAGGGCGCCCGGCCGACGGCGCTCGTCGATCTCGCCAAGCCCGGCTTCCGGCTGGGTACGGCCAAGATCGCGGTCGGCTGGGAGGCGAGCCGGCTGGCCGTGGAGGTGAAGGCGGACCGCGCGATCTATCGCGTGCGGGACGTGGCGCAGGTGGCGGTGCGGGTGCGCGATCCCGCCGGCCGCGCGCCGCGATCGGCCGAGATCGCCTTCGCCGCGGTGGACGAGGCGCTGCTCCAGCTCTCGCCCAATCCCAGCTGGCAGCTGATCGACGCGATGATGGCGGAGCGGCCGCTCTCCGTCCTCACCTCCACCGCCCAGATGCAGGTCGTCGGCAAGCGCCATTATGGCCGCAAGGCGGTGGCGGCGGGCGGCGGCGGCGGCGACCTCTCCGCCGTCAACCGCGAGGATTTCCGCCCGGTGCTGCTGTGGCGCGGGCGGGTGCCGCTGGACGCGCAGGGCCGTGCGCGGGTGGCGGTGCCGCTGGCCGATTCACTGTCCGCCTTCCGCCTGGTCGCGGTGGCGACGGCCGGGGCCGACCGCTTCGCCACCGGCGAGGCGACGATCCGCACGACGCAGGATCTGACGCTCTATGCCGGCGTGCCGCCGCTGGTGCGCAGCGGCGACGTCTATGGCGCCAGCTTCACGCTGCGCAACGGCAGCGACCGAGCGATGACGGTGACGGCCAGCGCCACCACCATGCCGCGCATCGGCCGCGCCGCGCCGCTGACCGTGACGATCCCGGCGGGCGGCGCGGTGCCGGTGACGTGGCACCTGCCCACCCCCGCCGGGATCGACCGGCTCGACTGGACCGTCTCCGCCCGCACCGCCGACGGCCGCGCGGCCGACCGGGTGACGGTGGCGCAGGCGATCGTCCCCGCCGTGCCTTTGGAGACATGGGCCGCCACGCTGGCCCGCGTGGGGCCGCAGACGCGCATCGCTTTGGCCCCGCCGGCCGGCGCGCTGCCGGGGCGGGGCGAAGTGCAGGTGCGGCTCACCGCCGCGCTGGCGCCGCCGCTGGAGGGGGTGCGGCGCTATATGCTGGCCTATCCCTACGACTGCTTCGAGCAGCGACTGTCCCGCGCGATCGCCACCGGCGACATGGCCGGCTGGGCGCGGCTGGCGGGCGAGATCCCCGCCTATCTCGATGGCGACGGCCTGCTGCGCTACTTCCCCGACGAGGGCGCCGAGGGCAGCGAGGCGCTGACCGCCTATGCGATGGCGATCACCGCCGAGGCCGGGCTGGCGATCCCGGCCGGCCCGCGCGCGCGGATGCTGGCGGCGCTGGCGGCCGTGGCCGAGGGGCGGCTGGCGCGCGAGGGCGAGGGGCGCGGCGACCAGCGGCTCCAGCGGCTGGCGGCCCTGGCCGCGCTGGCGCGCAACGGCGCGGCGACGCCGGCGATGTTCGGCCAGATCGGGATGGCGCCGCGCGACATGCCCACCTCCGCCTTGGCCGACTGGCTCGTCGCGCTCTCCGCCACGCCCGGCACCGATCCCGCCGCGCGCGCCGCCGCCGAGCAGGCTCTGCGCGCGCGTCTGGTCTACGAGGGATCGCGGCTGGACCTGACCGATGCCGCCGCCGCGCCGTGGTGGATGATGACGAGCGGCGACGAGATGGCGATCAAGGCGCTGCTCGCCAGCCTCGGTCGGCCCGGCTGGCAGGAGGAGGCGCCGCGCATGATGGTAGGCGTGGCGCTGCGCCAGCGGCAGGGGCGCTGGGATACGACGCCGGCCAACGCCTGGGGCACGCTCGCCGCGCGCCGCTTCGCCGCGCTCTACCCGCCGGGCGCGGTGACGGGCGCGACGACGGTGCGGCTGGGCGCCACCACGCGCACGGCATCGTGGCCGGCGGCCGACGCGCCGCTGCTGCGCCTGCCGCTGCCGGCCGGCCCGGCACCGCTGCTGCTGGCCCATGCCGGCGGGGCCGGGCCGTGGGCGCAGGTGTCGCTGACGGCCGCCGTGCCGCTCGCCCGGCCGCTGTTCGCCGGCTACCGGCTGTCGCGCGCCGTATCGGTGGTGCAGCGGCGGCACCCGGACCGGCTGACCCGCGGCGACGTGCTGCGCGTCCGCCTGACGGTGGACGCCTCCGCCGAGCGCAACTGGGTGGTGGTGAGCGATCCGATCCCCGCCGGCGCCACCATCGTCGGCGGGCTGGGCGGCCAATCGGCGCAGCTGGCGGCGGCTCAGGGCGGCGAGGGCGCGCAGCCGGCTTATGTCGAGCGCGGCCAGGATGCGTGGCGCGGCTATTTCGCCTGGCTGCCGCGCGGCCGGGCGACGGTGGAATATACGCTGCGGCTGAACGGCGAGGGCCGTTTCCAGCTGCCGCCGAGCCGGGTGGAGGCGATGTACTCGCCCGAGATCCGCGCCGCCGTGCCGAACGCGCCGATGGTGGTGAGCGCGCGGTAG
- a CDS encoding DUF805 domain-containing protein, whose translation MARGGTRRIVRESEMDWMLLPLRRYALFTGRARPKEYWMFALFIALATIVLAIVESVLGIGSGESVRTIGDGSLSVYSQHNFGWLTGLFSLAMLVPSLAVGVRRLHDTDRSGWWLLIGLIPLAGGIVLFVFFVMSGTRGPNRFGPDPIETGEGGALR comes from the coding sequence ATGGCGCGCGGCGGCACCCGCCGCATCGTCAGGGAGAGCGAGATGGACTGGATGCTGCTGCCGCTGCGCCGCTACGCCTTATTCACCGGGCGCGCGCGGCCGAAGGAATATTGGATGTTCGCGCTGTTCATCGCGCTCGCCACGATCGTGCTGGCGATCGTGGAGAGCGTGCTCGGCATCGGCAGCGGCGAATCGGTGCGGACGATCGGCGACGGCAGCCTTTCCGTCTACTCGCAGCACAATTTCGGCTGGCTGACCGGGCTGTTCTCGCTCGCGATGCTGGTGCCGTCGCTCGCCGTCGGCGTGCGGCGGCTGCACGACACGGACCGGTCCGGCTGGTGGCTGCTGATCGGCCTGATCCCGCTGGCGGGCGGCATCGTGCTGTTCGTCTTCTTCGTGATGAGCGGCACGCGCGGGCCGAACCGCTTCGGCCCCGATCCGATCGAGACCGGCGAGGGCGGCGCGTTGCGATAG
- a CDS encoding glycosyl transferase family protein, with protein MAALDVLIWLAAGITRELMLFAAVGLLIGGIDDLAIDLLYLVRSGWRSAVVYRRHRAATAESLPPPDRPGRLAIFIGAWDESGVIAAMLRAALARLDHGDYRIYVGVYPNDPATIAAVRHVRRHAAGGRRVRMVSGALAGPTTKAEALNRLWRAMLVDEAREGVPVKAIVLHDAEDVVHPCELRVFDRLIERFDLVQLPVLPLIVPGSRWVSGHYCDEFAEAHGKQLVVREALGAGMPSAGVGCAISRAAMQGMADRAGGRPFDAASLTEDYEMGLRLGDHGGRGVFVRLPAAAGRGPVAIRAYFPATIDTAVRQKARWMTGIALAGWVRLGWRGGLAERWMRLRDRRAVLAAIVLAAAYAGLVCAAATFALCFAIGRPMPEVPPLLQGLTAINAGLMLWRALVRFVMVRATYGWREGLRAIPRMLVANLIAMMAARRAVAAYVRSGRPGGAAVPWDKTSHAFPTILPAE; from the coding sequence GTGGCTGCACTTGACGTGCTGATCTGGCTGGCGGCGGGCATCACGCGCGAGCTGATGCTGTTCGCCGCCGTCGGGCTGCTGATCGGCGGCATCGACGATCTGGCGATCGACCTGCTCTATCTCGTCCGTTCCGGCTGGCGCAGCGCCGTCGTCTACCGGCGCCACCGGGCGGCGACCGCCGAATCGCTGCCGCCGCCGGACCGGCCCGGCCGCCTGGCGATCTTCATCGGCGCGTGGGACGAGAGCGGCGTCATTGCCGCCATGCTGCGCGCCGCCCTCGCCCGCCTCGATCACGGCGATTACCGCATCTACGTCGGCGTGTACCCGAACGATCCGGCGACGATCGCCGCCGTCCGCCACGTGCGCCGTCACGCGGCCGGCGGGCGGCGCGTGCGGATGGTCTCCGGCGCGCTCGCCGGCCCCACCACCAAGGCGGAGGCGCTGAACCGGCTCTGGCGGGCGATGCTGGTGGACGAGGCGCGGGAGGGCGTGCCGGTGAAGGCGATCGTGCTGCACGACGCCGAGGATGTCGTGCATCCGTGCGAACTGCGCGTGTTCGATCGGCTGATCGAGCGGTTCGATCTGGTGCAGCTGCCGGTGCTGCCGCTGATCGTGCCGGGATCGCGCTGGGTTTCCGGCCACTATTGCGACGAGTTCGCCGAGGCGCACGGCAAGCAGCTGGTGGTGCGCGAGGCGCTGGGCGCGGGCATGCCGTCCGCCGGCGTCGGCTGCGCGATCTCGCGCGCGGCGATGCAGGGTATGGCCGATCGCGCCGGCGGACGGCCGTTCGACGCGGCGAGCCTGACCGAGGATTACGAGATGGGGCTGCGGCTGGGCGACCATGGCGGGCGCGGCGTGTTCGTGCGCCTGCCAGCGGCGGCGGGGCGCGGCCCGGTGGCGATCCGCGCCTACTTCCCCGCCACGATCGACACGGCGGTGCGCCAGAAGGCCCGCTGGATGACCGGCATCGCGCTGGCCGGATGGGTTCGGCTCGGCTGGCGCGGCGGCCTGGCCGAACGCTGGATGCGGCTGCGCGATCGCCGCGCCGTGCTGGCGGCGATCGTCCTGGCGGCGGCCTATGCGGGGCTGGTCTGCGCGGCGGCCACCTTCGCCCTGTGCTTCGCGATCGGCCGGCCGATGCCGGAGGTGCCGCCGCTGCTGCAGGGGCTGACGGCGATCAACGCCGGCCTGATGCTTTGGCGCGCCCTGGTGCGCTTCGTCATGGTCCGCGCGACCTATGGCTGGCGGGAGGGGCTGCGGGCGATCCCGCGCATGCTGGTCGCCAACCTGATCGCGATGATGGCGGCGCGGCGGGCGGTGGCGGCCTATGTCCGCAGCGGCCGGCCGGGCGGCGCGGCGGTGCCGTGGGACAAGACGAGCCACGCCTTCCCGACCATCCTGCCCGCCGAATGA